A region from the Salidesulfovibrio onnuriiensis genome encodes:
- a CDS encoding EAL domain-containing protein: MLSLRKTTFLILLFAFGILVSVIYCTSTLTLLPRFRDIEERHLQGDMERARSIPVQQSRVLNTLVRDWAWWDDTYQFITDKNEEFIESNLPPSTFHSSGLNLIGFYDTMGQVVWGAYLETGADSFSPIPWDFEDFVFSRVAPWGKRFTGKGFNGIAKMGDVVWILACEQILTSNEQGPHRGWLLMGRILETAALEGAAKNAHINLHVDIAKKRDDAQDQQSRIWRENGYINVRSVLHDINGVPALTLTLREPTDISRAGQGLVRLNFALISLASLVLGSLAMLLLQRRILGRISLLARQATKVASNPEEAYDIAIPGNDEITSLARDVNRMLQQTKEEERFLENMMQSLQVGVLLVSVENREIVEANPYACDMIGLPCGEIIGKMCHGFVCPNEQGACPVLDLNQPYDQRKRLLRTADGSEIPILKSVIPITRKGVPLLLETFVSIAEQEKTRQALEESENRYRTIFMNTGTASVIVNEDTTIALGNSEFYNMSGYSSEQIESGLSWTKCFHPDDVRWMMEYHAMRREDEHSVPKRYETRFINGKGETRNVELTVALFPGTKMSIASLLDITDRKQTEQELTHKAFYDENTGLPNQQLFRERLLHAMHSARRRKSLAGVLFLDIDDFHAVNEQHGFEAGNRVLKMVGERLQDSLRSNDTVGSLTKDEFAILTEVSSNTANITGLAHKVLELFDEAFDLDESPLYLTVCIGIAIYPLDGDTPESIMRNANLALFKAKTAGKGMVSLYTQDLNGQAMGQMQLKSDLHQALENDRLEVWYQPQVDLDSGEITGVEALVRWRKPDGTLAQPAEFLPFAEGTSLIRAIDLYVLEESCSQCAAWREAGHENIRLSVNLSAQPLTRGTLVGQVNEILDRTGLVPELLEIEITEQTLLEYTEAAVPIIRELSALGVGFTLDDFGTGPSSLFQLRELPLKKLKIDKAFTELLESDRAEGESLLSAIFSLAETLDVETVAKGVETARQLQSLRKLGCGHAQGFLFSPPIKAADLEKLLKSQPFAAS; the protein is encoded by the coding sequence ATGCTGTCATTGCGCAAGACAACCTTCCTGATTCTCCTTTTCGCATTCGGGATACTTGTCTCGGTGATCTATTGCACATCGACGCTCACCCTGCTCCCGCGCTTCCGTGATATAGAGGAAAGACATCTTCAGGGCGACATGGAGCGGGCCAGGTCCATCCCGGTGCAGCAATCGCGCGTTCTGAACACGCTGGTGCGCGACTGGGCCTGGTGGGACGACACCTACCAATTCATCACTGACAAAAACGAGGAATTCATCGAATCCAACCTTCCTCCCTCGACCTTCCACTCGTCGGGGCTCAACCTGATCGGGTTTTACGACACCATGGGGCAGGTGGTCTGGGGAGCCTACCTGGAAACCGGTGCGGACTCTTTCTCCCCCATCCCCTGGGACTTCGAGGACTTCGTCTTTAGCCGGGTGGCCCCCTGGGGGAAGCGGTTCACCGGCAAGGGATTCAACGGCATCGCCAAGATGGGTGACGTCGTCTGGATCCTGGCCTGCGAGCAGATCCTCACCAGCAACGAGCAGGGCCCGCATCGAGGCTGGCTGCTCATGGGCCGGATACTGGAAACAGCCGCCCTGGAAGGGGCCGCAAAAAACGCCCATATCAATCTTCATGTGGACATCGCGAAGAAACGCGATGACGCACAGGATCAACAGTCGCGTATCTGGCGCGAAAACGGATACATCAACGTCCGCTCCGTCCTGCACGACATCAACGGCGTTCCCGCACTGACCCTGACCCTCCGGGAACCCACCGACATATCCAGGGCGGGGCAGGGGCTGGTCCGGCTGAACTTCGCCCTGATCAGTCTCGCCTCCCTTGTCCTGGGCAGCCTGGCGATGCTGCTCCTCCAACGCCGTATACTCGGCCGCATCTCCCTGCTGGCCAGGCAGGCCACCAAGGTGGCCAGCAATCCGGAAGAGGCCTACGACATCGCCATCCCCGGCAACGACGAGATCACGAGCCTGGCCCGGGACGTCAACCGCATGCTCCAGCAGACAAAGGAAGAGGAACGGTTTCTGGAAAACATGATGCAGTCGCTCCAGGTGGGCGTGTTGCTGGTATCCGTGGAAAACAGGGAAATCGTGGAGGCCAATCCCTATGCCTGCGACATGATCGGCCTCCCGTGCGGGGAAATCATCGGCAAGATGTGTCACGGTTTCGTCTGCCCCAACGAACAGGGCGCATGCCCGGTGCTGGACCTGAACCAGCCCTACGACCAGCGCAAAAGACTGCTCAGGACGGCGGACGGAAGCGAGATCCCCATTCTCAAATCGGTCATTCCCATCACGCGCAAGGGAGTGCCGCTCCTGCTGGAAACCTTCGTGAGCATCGCCGAGCAGGAAAAGACGCGCCAGGCCCTGGAGGAATCGGAAAACCGCTACCGCACCATCTTCATGAACACGGGCACGGCCAGCGTCATCGTCAACGAGGACACCACCATTGCCCTGGGCAACAGCGAATTCTACAACATGTCCGGCTACAGCAGCGAGCAGATAGAATCCGGTCTGAGCTGGACCAAGTGTTTCCACCCCGACGATGTCCGCTGGATGATGGAATACCACGCCATGCGCCGCGAGGACGAGCATTCTGTCCCCAAGCGCTACGAGACCCGGTTCATCAACGGCAAGGGGGAAACGCGCAACGTGGAGCTGACCGTGGCCCTGTTCCCGGGCACCAAGATGAGCATCGCCTCCCTGCTGGACATCACGGACCGGAAGCAGACCGAACAGGAATTGACGCACAAGGCCTTTTACGACGAAAACACGGGCCTGCCCAATCAGCAGCTGTTCCGCGAACGGCTGTTGCACGCCATGCACAGCGCCCGAAGAAGAAAATCCCTGGCGGGCGTCCTGTTTCTGGATATCGACGATTTCCACGCCGTCAATGAACAGCACGGTTTCGAGGCCGGAAACCGGGTTCTGAAGATGGTGGGGGAACGCCTCCAGGACTCCCTGCGCAGCAACGACACCGTGGGCAGCCTGACCAAGGACGAATTCGCCATCCTGACGGAAGTATCCTCGAATACCGCCAACATCACCGGACTGGCCCACAAGGTCCTGGAACTGTTCGACGAGGCCTTCGACCTGGATGAAAGCCCGCTGTACCTGACCGTATGCATCGGCATTGCCATCTATCCCCTGGACGGGGATACGCCCGAATCCATCATGCGCAATGCGAACCTGGCCCTGTTCAAGGCGAAGACCGCCGGAAAGGGCATGGTCAGCCTGTATACCCAGGACCTCAACGGCCAGGCCATGGGCCAGATGCAACTGAAGTCGGACCTGCATCAGGCCCTGGAAAACGACCGGCTGGAAGTATGGTACCAGCCCCAGGTCGACCTCGACAGCGGGGAGATAACCGGAGTCGAGGCCCTGGTGCGCTGGCGCAAGCCGGACGGCACCCTGGCCCAACCCGCGGAGTTCCTTCCCTTTGCCGAGGGCACCTCGCTCATCAGGGCCATCGACCTCTACGTGCTGGAGGAATCCTGCAGCCAGTGCGCCGCATGGAGGGAGGCCGGGCACGAGAACATCCGCCTTTCCGTGAACCTTTCCGCCCAGCCCCTCACGCGCGGCACGCTCGTGGGCCAGGTCAACGAAATCCTGGACCGCACCGGACTCGTCCCCGAACTCCTGGAAATCGAGATCACCGAGCAGACCCTGCTCGAATACACCGAGGCCGCCGTTCCGATCATCCGTGAACTTTCCGCCCTGGGCGTGGGGTTCACCCTGGACGATTTCGGCACCGGCCCCTCCTCCCTGTTCCAACTCAGGGAGTTGCCGCTGAAGAAGCTCAAGATAGACAAGGCGTTCACCGAGCTGCTGGAAAGCGACCGCGCCGAGGGGGAATCCCTGTTGAGCGCCATCTTCTCCCTGGCCGAGACACTGGACGTGGAAACCGTCGCCAAGGGAGTGGAAACCGCCAGGCAGCTCCAGTCCCTTAGGAAACTGGGCTGCGGCCATGCCCAGGGCTTCCTCTTCTCCCCGCCCATCAAAGCGGCGGATCTGGAGAAACTACTGAAGAGCCAACCCTTTGCAGCATCATGA
- a CDS encoding substrate-binding periplasmic protein has translation MKIIGILCFFLVFLCSAPAGARAESITLSADEWCPYNCGVTDPLKGYVLDIAREIYGKEGIDLRYVTTSWEDALHKTRAGVYEGAIGVAKSEAPDFVFPDQEVGRSGNVFFTTVESSWTFTGFDSLAGRRLGVSRDYFYGETMMQYLEKAVEGVDVIYALGAQPLRENLERLVDGQIDMILSDANVLLFTARDMGLAGKIRSAGSVGEPDPVYVAFSPNLPRARVYARMLDDGMAKLRSTGKLREILQQYGLEDWRESPLR, from the coding sequence ATGAAAATAATTGGTATCCTCTGTTTTTTTCTTGTGTTTTTGTGTTCGGCTCCGGCCGGGGCGCGGGCTGAATCCATCACCCTGTCCGCGGACGAATGGTGTCCGTACAACTGTGGGGTCACGGATCCGCTCAAGGGATATGTCTTGGATATCGCACGTGAGATCTATGGCAAGGAAGGCATTGACCTGCGCTACGTGACCACCTCGTGGGAGGACGCCCTCCACAAGACCCGGGCGGGCGTGTACGAGGGGGCCATAGGCGTTGCCAAGAGCGAGGCCCCGGATTTTGTTTTTCCGGACCAGGAAGTGGGGCGGAGCGGCAATGTCTTTTTTACCACGGTGGAGAGTTCGTGGACGTTTACCGGGTTCGATTCCCTTGCAGGGCGGCGGCTCGGCGTGAGCCGGGATTATTTCTACGGCGAAACCATGATGCAGTATCTTGAAAAGGCCGTGGAGGGGGTGGATGTCATCTATGCCCTGGGCGCGCAGCCCCTGCGGGAAAACCTGGAGCGCCTTGTGGACGGTCAGATAGACATGATTCTCAGCGATGCCAATGTGCTGCTGTTCACTGCGCGCGACATGGGCCTGGCTGGAAAGATTCGTTCCGCAGGCTCCGTGGGTGAACCCGACCCGGTCTATGTCGCCTTTTCGCCCAATCTGCCCCGGGCGCGGGTCTATGCGCGCATGCTGGACGACGGCATGGCCAAGCTGCGCAGCACCGGAAAGCTCCGGGAGATCCTGCAGCAATACGGGCTCGAGGATTGGCGCGAGTCTCCGCTCAGATGA
- a CDS encoding tetratricopeptide repeat protein, with translation MPEESKEYEVMGVYSHSPKYQYQFGERTSRYRHGTYWFVRRINERNYEVQPLNAHNIPSGVRKVVDRETFLKYYTPELEYYRNNMIPCLESLHKKVRMGRRYFNLGRLDEAERSFCEAIIMHDENVDANMGLGGVYAEQREFSKLRQLIDKLVTIDEVFREEQRHKFNAFGIDLRKRELYDDAIRFYRKALEVNNRDEHLHFNIARAYHGKEDLEMAGQHLKLALRINPRLREAEAFLVSIRRELRNQQSDRDKEREWNRQNKKPGSISLD, from the coding sequence ATGCCGGAAGAAAGCAAAGAGTACGAGGTGATGGGGGTTTATTCCCACAGTCCCAAATATCAGTACCAGTTCGGGGAACGGACGTCCCGGTACAGACACGGCACCTATTGGTTTGTGCGCAGGATAAACGAGCGCAACTACGAGGTGCAGCCCCTCAATGCCCACAACATCCCCTCCGGCGTGCGCAAGGTGGTGGATCGGGAGACCTTCCTGAAATACTACACCCCGGAACTGGAGTATTACCGCAACAACATGATTCCCTGCCTGGAATCCCTTCACAAGAAGGTCCGTATGGGCAGGCGCTATTTCAACCTCGGCAGGCTTGACGAAGCCGAACGCTCCTTTTGCGAAGCCATCATCATGCACGACGAGAATGTGGACGCCAACATGGGGCTCGGCGGCGTGTACGCGGAGCAGCGGGAGTTCTCCAAGCTGCGTCAGCTCATCGACAAGCTCGTTACCATTGACGAGGTTTTTCGCGAGGAGCAGCGGCACAAGTTCAACGCGTTCGGCATAGATCTGCGCAAGCGCGAGCTTTACGACGACGCCATCCGGTTCTACCGCAAGGCCCTGGAGGTCAACAACAGGGACGAGCACCTGCATTTCAACATTGCCCGGGCCTATCACGGCAAGGAGGACCTGGAAATGGCCGGGCAGCATCTCAAGCTGGCCCTGCGCATCAATCCCCGGCTGCGAGAGGCCGAGGCGTTCCTTGTCTCCATCCGGCGCGAACTCAGGAATCAGCAGAGCGACCGGGACAAGGAGCGGGAATGGAACCGGCAGAACAAGAAACCGGGCTCCATTTCCCTGGATTAG
- a CDS encoding glycosyltransferase family 9 protein — protein MNTDPQKILIVRIDRIGDMFTTTPAIRALREQFPNARIDMAASQGNHTVVHNNPHLDHVYVFHPNKIWSWPMALLKLWATRYDWVISLNAQSSTAAFLARCTGAPMRASYDVKKTKQSYTFTIPDISNEHMVHKQLRLTEALGAPSTDTSQVFPVAESLAAEARKRFPRQDGLRRIGMFIGNAKKVQTRWPAEKFRELATRLLDERKVEVYVIGGPGDAELFEGFAWSARCIRYPGGSLEQLGAFMKTCDLMVTSSTGPMHLAAAVDAPMVAILAEHTYQNWRPLADMHTNLNSGDPGVDVRDMPVETVLDAVLKKLDEMGKD, from the coding sequence ATGAATACCGATCCCCAAAAAATACTGATCGTGCGCATAGATCGCATCGGCGACATGTTCACTACCACCCCGGCCATACGCGCCCTGCGGGAACAGTTCCCGAATGCGCGCATCGACATGGCGGCCAGCCAGGGCAACCACACGGTGGTGCACAACAACCCGCACCTGGACCACGTCTATGTGTTCCACCCCAACAAGATCTGGAGCTGGCCCATGGCGCTCCTCAAATTGTGGGCTACCCGCTACGACTGGGTCATCAGCCTGAACGCCCAATCCAGCACGGCGGCCTTCCTGGCCCGGTGCACGGGGGCTCCCATGCGCGCCTCGTATGACGTCAAGAAGACAAAACAATCCTATACGTTCACAATACCGGACATTTCCAACGAGCACATGGTGCACAAGCAGCTCCGACTCACAGAGGCTCTGGGCGCGCCCTCAACAGACACATCCCAGGTCTTCCCGGTCGCCGAGAGCCTTGCCGCCGAGGCGCGAAAACGCTTCCCCCGGCAGGATGGCCTGCGCCGCATCGGAATGTTCATCGGCAACGCCAAAAAGGTGCAGACCCGCTGGCCGGCCGAAAAATTCCGGGAACTGGCCACACGACTGTTGGACGAACGGAAGGTGGAAGTCTACGTCATCGGAGGACCCGGCGACGCGGAACTCTTTGAGGGCTTTGCATGGTCGGCCCGCTGCATCCGCTACCCGGGCGGCAGCCTGGAGCAACTGGGCGCGTTCATGAAGACCTGCGACCTCATGGTCACCAGCTCCACGGGCCCCATGCACTTGGCCGCGGCCGTGGACGCCCCCATGGTGGCCATTCTCGCGGAACACACCTACCAGAACTGGCGCCCCCTGGCGGACATGCACACCAACCTCAACTCCGGGGATCCCGGCGTCGATGTCCGGGACATGCCCGTGGAAACGGTTCTGGATGCTGTTCTGAAAAAACTGGACGAAATGGGAAAAGACTAA
- a CDS encoding dienelactone hydrolase family protein yields MITRTPLAYVHDGTPLEGILVVDAATEAPRPGVLLVHEFMGIGEYVLVHADRLAAEGYAVLACDMYGKGVRPRDAAEASRYSRIYRQDRMLMRQRARAGLQALAQSPCADPNRLLALGFSFGGCAVLELARSGAPLLGSASFYGYLNTPHPCAKGKVQGSILVMHGVRDKVVPMEEIPVLAEEMRTAGVDCRIQLHTDAGHGFSNETLAEDPATGSAYCPKTAMRAWKALLCFYSELLTNNTE; encoded by the coding sequence ATGATCACCCGTACGCCCCTGGCCTACGTACACGATGGAACCCCGCTGGAAGGCATCCTGGTCGTGGACGCGGCGACGGAGGCCCCCCGCCCCGGCGTGCTGCTGGTGCATGAATTCATGGGCATCGGGGAATATGTGCTCGTCCACGCGGACCGGCTCGCCGCCGAAGGCTATGCGGTGCTGGCCTGCGACATGTACGGCAAGGGGGTGCGCCCCCGGGACGCCGCCGAAGCCAGCCGATATTCCCGCATCTACCGGCAGGACCGGATGCTCATGCGGCAAAGGGCCCGGGCCGGGTTGCAGGCCCTGGCGCAAAGCCCGTGCGCGGACCCGAACCGGCTGCTGGCCCTGGGATTCTCCTTTGGCGGCTGCGCGGTGCTGGAATTGGCCCGGTCCGGCGCACCGCTGCTTGGCAGCGCGAGCTTTTACGGGTATCTCAACACCCCGCACCCGTGCGCGAAAGGAAAGGTTCAAGGCTCCATTCTCGTGATGCACGGAGTTCGGGACAAGGTCGTGCCCATGGAGGAAATCCCGGTCCTTGCCGAGGAAATGCGCACGGCCGGAGTGGACTGCCGCATCCAGCTCCACACGGATGCGGGTCACGGTTTTTCCAACGAGACCCTGGCTGAAGACCCGGCCACGGGATCGGCATATTGTCCAAAAACCGCGATGCGCGCCTGGAAGGCCCTGCTCTGCTTCTACTCGGAACTTTTAACGAACAACACCGAATGA
- a CDS encoding sialidase family protein, translated as MPSISDNAKRHVVIDRRARHYLCFPDICATPSGRLIVAYNEYDQHVGNRRFLLTKHSDDNGATWSEPRIVRSERSHCPRLTRLGDGHILLLEDMHKAALWSSDNGNNWAEVKTSGIQHGLIDRVLEIDAETLLTAAHSHRGTHAHPAIRQAPAEQMVYISENRGQVWKPLSVMANDRNLVLCEASMCRLEDGRIIALLRENSFVYEPMYLCVSSDNGNTWSDPRPTPLIGHRPTLGLTPSGKLLVTYRDVGPDRGTAAWLGSLEELDDFRVHGHAPGAPSLTEEGLRVVSGPGAEEVVRYALRPLTDPRHATAEMEVEVRVDLAGENGCGLRFAGLWWMLFPDRIVPRPAREDMESPEGVPLPEGRFNVIRLAYDRGRCSLLVNGEERLALDVPGDDAETRPILFGAPYPFEDNAVDCTWKRVRLQTEEPGYHRKYSWSWQSEDGLPDQWKRDHVLELKNDRDANPGDFGYSGWVSLPDGRLLCAYHHGGSDEEGYQPGKSARILGTFFSEEDFA; from the coding sequence ATGCCGAGCATCAGCGACAACGCCAAGCGCCACGTGGTCATCGACCGGAGAGCGAGACACTATCTCTGCTTTCCGGACATCTGCGCCACGCCAAGCGGGCGCTTGATCGTGGCCTACAACGAATACGACCAGCACGTGGGCAACCGCCGCTTCCTGCTGACCAAACACAGCGACGACAACGGTGCCACCTGGTCCGAGCCGCGCATCGTGCGTTCCGAACGCAGCCACTGCCCCCGGCTGACCCGGCTCGGCGACGGGCACATCCTCCTTCTGGAAGACATGCACAAGGCCGCCCTGTGGAGCAGCGACAACGGAAACAACTGGGCTGAGGTCAAGACCTCGGGCATTCAGCACGGGCTCATCGACAGGGTTCTGGAGATCGACGCCGAAACCCTGCTCACGGCCGCACACTCCCACCGGGGCACCCATGCCCACCCGGCCATCCGCCAGGCCCCGGCCGAGCAAATGGTCTATATCTCCGAAAACCGCGGCCAGGTCTGGAAACCGCTTTCGGTCATGGCCAACGACCGCAACCTGGTCCTGTGCGAGGCTTCCATGTGCAGGCTGGAGGATGGCCGCATCATCGCCCTGCTGCGTGAAAACAGTTTCGTCTACGAACCCATGTACCTCTGCGTAAGCAGCGACAACGGGAACACCTGGAGCGATCCGCGCCCCACCCCGCTCATAGGACACCGCCCCACCCTGGGGCTGACTCCCTCGGGGAAACTGCTGGTCACCTACCGGGATGTGGGACCGGACCGGGGCACGGCCGCATGGCTCGGCAGCCTGGAGGAGCTGGACGACTTCCGGGTGCACGGCCATGCCCCGGGCGCGCCCAGCCTGACCGAAGAGGGGCTGCGCGTGGTTTCCGGGCCGGGAGCCGAGGAAGTGGTGCGCTATGCCCTGCGCCCCCTCACCGATCCGCGCCACGCCACGGCGGAAATGGAGGTCGAGGTCAGGGTGGACCTGGCCGGCGAAAACGGCTGCGGCCTCCGCTTTGCCGGGTTGTGGTGGATGCTCTTCCCCGACCGCATCGTTCCCCGGCCCGCCCGCGAAGACATGGAAAGCCCGGAAGGCGTCCCGCTGCCCGAGGGGCGTTTCAATGTCATCCGGCTGGCCTACGACAGGGGTCGGTGTTCCCTGCTGGTCAACGGCGAGGAACGCCTGGCCCTGGACGTGCCCGGCGACGACGCGGAAACGCGCCCCATCCTGTTCGGCGCGCCGTACCCCTTTGAGGACAACGCCGTGGACTGCACCTGGAAACGGGTCCGTCTGCAGACCGAGGAACCGGGCTACCACCGGAAGTACTCCTGGAGCTGGCAATCCGAAGACGGCCTGCCCGATCAGTGGAAACGCGACCACGTGCTGGAACTCAAGAACGACCGGGACGCCAATCCCGGCGACTTCGGCTATTCCGGGTGGGTCTCCCTGCCCGACGGACGATTGCTGTGCGCCTACCATCACGGCGGCAGCGACGAGGAAGGCTACCAGCCCGGAAAATCCGCACGCATACTGGGAACGTTCTTCTCGGAAGAGGATTTCGCATGA
- a CDS encoding prepilin peptidase, with amino-acid sequence METPMPWILGLSPSFSVPVAAVLGLVLGSFYTACIHRYVAELSLIRPLRSFCPHCGTSLAWYDNLPLLSYLLLRGRCRHCKRPIGLRYPAVEFLSLAWAVALVLKFGLSLPWLIYMVFGGLFIVGSFIDFELYILPNRITLGGAVLALAVQAFFGWAALKGALVGAMAGGGFFWVLQQGYRIVRREEGLGTGDVKLMLCIGALVGVGGLPMTILAAAVSALAASVVYMRHPDGSGVRTRIPFGPFLCLGAMLHILAGNEVLAWYFSLYR; translated from the coding sequence ATGGAAACCCCGATGCCCTGGATCCTGGGGCTCTCCCCTTCTTTTTCGGTGCCTGTCGCCGCCGTGCTCGGGCTGGTGCTCGGAAGTTTCTATACGGCCTGCATCCATCGTTATGTCGCGGAACTGTCCCTGATACGTCCGCTCCGTTCCTTTTGCCCGCATTGCGGGACATCCCTGGCCTGGTACGACAATCTGCCCCTGCTGAGCTACCTGCTTCTCCGGGGGCGCTGCCGTCATTGCAAAAGGCCCATAGGGCTGCGGTATCCGGCGGTTGAATTCCTGTCCCTGGCCTGGGCCGTGGCCCTTGTCCTCAAGTTCGGCCTTTCCCTTCCCTGGCTCATCTACATGGTTTTCGGCGGCCTGTTCATCGTGGGCAGTTTTATCGACTTCGAATTGTATATCCTGCCCAATCGGATCACCCTGGGCGGCGCGGTGCTGGCCCTGGCCGTTCAGGCGTTTTTCGGCTGGGCCGCTCTAAAGGGGGCCCTGGTGGGGGCTATGGCCGGAGGCGGCTTTTTCTGGGTATTGCAGCAGGGCTATCGCATTGTCCGAAGGGAGGAGGGGCTGGGCACCGGGGACGTGAAGCTCATGCTCTGCATCGGGGCCCTGGTGGGCGTGGGCGGGCTGCCCATGACCATACTTGCGGCCGCGGTCTCGGCCCTGGCCGCCAGCGTGGTCTACATGCGCCACCCCGACGGCAGCGGCGTTCGGACCCGCATCCCGTTCGGCCCGTTCCTGTGCCTGGGGGCCATGCTCCATATCCTGGCGGGCAACGAGGTCCTGGCCTGGTATTTTTCCCTGTACCGCTAG
- a CDS encoding BON domain-containing protein yields the protein MRAALPALLLAAALATGGCSALPVMIGFIPGAPTYFSSMFDGTTCAYETAVDERSTNQQMKDALLEGHIKAEFIKNKKVDPVGVTPYCYYGKVYLVGEYDGEEELREVMKIMDAIPDKKRVIRRLYLSEASEDGSTTRNYLLSSQIRARLMADMDVTSTPVRVEVVQRDVILLGVINDAEERRKIIAQAQQVEGVHKVISFLKHPEAARAPQAVKTELASKTKKKPAAAQKKSAQPPMTLAESNRTDRGR from the coding sequence ATGAGAGCCGCATTGCCTGCGTTGTTGCTGGCCGCCGCATTGGCGACGGGTGGCTGTTCCGCGCTTCCGGTCATGATCGGATTCATTCCCGGCGCGCCCACCTACTTTTCCTCCATGTTCGACGGAACCACCTGCGCCTACGAAACCGCCGTGGACGAACGCAGCACGAACCAGCAGATGAAGGACGCCCTGCTGGAAGGCCATATCAAGGCCGAATTCATCAAGAACAAAAAGGTCGATCCCGTGGGCGTCACGCCCTACTGCTACTACGGCAAGGTCTATCTTGTGGGCGAGTATGATGGCGAGGAGGAGCTGCGGGAGGTCATGAAGATCATGGACGCCATTCCAGACAAGAAACGCGTCATTCGCCGCCTGTACCTTTCCGAGGCGTCGGAAGACGGTTCCACCACCCGGAACTATCTCCTGTCCTCGCAGATTCGGGCCCGGCTCATGGCCGACATGGACGTGACCAGCACCCCGGTGCGCGTGGAGGTCGTCCAGCGCGACGTGATCCTGCTCGGGGTCATTAACGACGCAGAGGAACGCCGCAAGATCATTGCCCAGGCCCAGCAGGTGGAGGGGGTCCACAAGGTGATCTCCTTCCTCAAGCATCCCGAGGCGGCCAGGGCCCCGCAGGCCGTGAAAACGGAACTGGCGTCCAAAACAAAAAAGAAACCGGCGGCAGCGCAAAAAAAGAGCGCCCAACCGCCCATGACCCTGGCCGAGTCCAACAGGACGGACCGGGGACGCTAG
- a CDS encoding BON domain-containing protein — MFRFLMIALSFFLCACAAAPVVQVAGYGMTGYDAAMLADDYLPRERVEFNKPMACSDAVIERRMDERLLIKGYPELSPYSFGGHVYLVGEVLDRPNGQRATEIARSVLGIKSLTTHFFPVSDLSDVSTDRQLTTTLSQRFKKDTTLGTSPLRIAVVQRTAVVMGPAATPELKRHALNTARTTPGIQRVVDYVVVAR, encoded by the coding sequence ATGTTCCGTTTTCTGATGATCGCCCTAAGCTTTTTCCTGTGCGCCTGCGCCGCGGCCCCCGTGGTGCAGGTGGCGGGCTACGGCATGACCGGATACGACGCGGCCATGCTGGCGGACGATTACCTCCCCCGGGAGCGAGTGGAATTCAACAAGCCCATGGCCTGCTCCGACGCGGTCATTGAACGGCGCATGGATGAACGCCTGCTCATCAAGGGATACCCGGAGCTGTCTCCCTATTCCTTCGGAGGACACGTCTACCTCGTGGGCGAGGTCCTGGATCGCCCCAACGGCCAGCGCGCCACGGAAATCGCCCGTTCGGTCCTGGGCATCAAATCCCTGACCACCCATTTCTTTCCCGTCTCCGACCTGAGCGATGTCTCCACCGACCGGCAGCTCACCACCACCCTCTCCCAACGCTTCAAGAAAGACACGACCCTGGGCACAAGCCCACTGCGCATCGCCGTGGTGCAGCGCACCGCCGTGGTCATGGGCCCGGCGGCCACCCCGGAGCTCAAGCGGCACGCCCTGAACACCGCACGGACAACGCCCGGCATCCAGCGGGTTGTCGACTATGTTGTCGTGGCCCGTTGA